The DNA sequence AACTCTGCTAACAAAGTCCCATAAGTAGAAAAAAAGGAACTGAGACaagtaaaatagaaacacaCCTTCTGTCACAGTTGTAGGAAGTCCACCAACAAAGATCTTCTTTGTCCTAGAATCCTTTGAGTCAATGGCTCCTTTTGGTATTGTCCGCTTGATTTCAACCTAAATTTTCCATCATAGGCACCAAAGCAGACAATTGAAGATGAAGCAActgaaatatacaacaacaataaccgAACCAGATGTTTGAAACAAAAGTAATACGTACTTGTTTCCCGTTGATAATATGAGTTTCTTGAATAACTTCATCTACTACAGAAGGATTTGCATAAGTCACAAATCCAAACCCACGAGGATGCCCTGTTCTCCGATCTTTCATTACGACGGAATCCGTAATTTCACCATACTTACCAAAATACGTGGTGAATTGTTCTGTAGGAACACTCAATTAcaaatgaaaacaaaatcaggaGTGTGAGAC is a window from the Macadamia integrifolia cultivar HAES 741 chromosome 5, SCU_Mint_v3, whole genome shotgun sequence genome containing:
- the LOC122080230 gene encoding RNA-binding protein 1-like gives rise to the protein MATDSKAMDASLDEETNEVQTSEHTEDTKSQPQIGRASPGKIFIGGLAKETTSEQFTTYFGKYGEITDSVVMKDRRTGHPRGFGFVTYANPSVVDEVIQETHIINGKQVEIKRTIPKGAIDSKDSRTKKIFVGGLPTTVTEGVFLFYLSQFLFFYLWDFVSRVQ